Part of the Hemitrygon akajei chromosome 16, sHemAka1.3, whole genome shotgun sequence genome is shown below.
taggggagaagagagaatgtccctGCCAgaaggggtccttgataatgttgGCTGCTGACCCAAACCAGTGGGAAGTGTACACAAAGTTAATGCAGGAGAAGCTGATGTGGGcttcactcacaactctctgcaatttcttgcagtaATGGCAGAGCAATCTCATTGAATTTGTCCCTGAGATGacatgaacaaaacaaaaaaatatttGTTTCCTCTGTGTGATACCATCAAGTGTGAACTGAAGATGTGGCTATATTATTTCTATAATAGTCTCTAGTCAACAGGTAAATGATATAATGTTTCGTGTACACAAAATGTTAACACGTTTGAATGTCTGATTGCATCTTCAGTATattactgtagtgttctcgcacaggtgtaaaagaactctgaactaaacaccgcggtaaaccgtagtcaatgaagacaggatcgcagtaagattaaccgtttactattcactcttccacattaacgtatggtgaaaactgttgataaaacaatacaaaatatatacagtatttgcttctttcttgatatcacatttacatcataaatgcttgtaaaagtaaaactacaactactatattacattaaagtgcaacatacagtcagaatctacctacaccatcgactgctttaaatacacttcaacacaaactatccacaactctttaaataacaaaaacataaaccttatcaaccgtcattacttttaacagaatcagtgttaacatttttaattcaacatatcaattatctcatgaacttacggcgttgcttcactgatgtttctagtgagtagaaagaaaacttctctcgcgctgatcctgcacatgtgagcccactccttcccgtttctccaaaccggtattttcccacaagacgcggcgataccgggtgtgacgtcattgcatgccatgatatatcacagacaacaaatttactttaaacaatcttaactttaactagaaaacgataacaaacgaattactaaagcgaaaatataataaactaaatgaatgccataaaggcaacacaattaTATTTATCATTTGTTTTTACCAATTCTCTATCACTGTATCTGGATAAACACAAGGACCCCATGAAACAAAATATGTACAGTGAATAACCCGTTCATTTCTTTTTTGATCGTGTCTACATCTCAATCAAAAAGTATACATGCAATTTTATGTCAATTTAGAAATATATCATTAGGTGAGGGTAGAGGGAGTGTAGATGAATGAAATGTCATTGGGTGAGGGTGAAGCAGTTAAGTGTATGATCATCGATTACCTCAGTTACTGCGATAGTTATACACATTTGGCAATATCACTGGGTGAGGGCGAGGCAGTGAGGTGGGTGATTGTCTGTCACCTCAGCCTCTGTAATAGTTGAAGGTCAAAATCTTGGAGGTGGTTTGCATCTCTTTTTGACAGAAATTTCAACATCTGAACTATAGCTTGGCCTCACCATTTTATTCTAAATATTGTTAAGTCCTGTCAACAGCTGTCTGGTGCACCATGTTATAGTCAATGGAATTGCACAACACCTACATATTATTAACCTGCTAAGTTAACATTGGTGAAAAATGAATCTGGGGGTTCCCATTGGAAAATTGTTCTTTATTCCACAGAAAAATTGATACCTGGTTCACATAAAAGCAGTGTTTTCATATTTGCAACCAGTATATTAATGCATACATCACTGAGATGCATTGAAAAACATTTTTTCTTAAATGAATGTACCTTATAACATCCTTCCTGTTATATAGGTAGCAAGTAACAATAACTCATAGAACATTTACACAGTTGTACGTTGATTGAGTGCAACCAGCAGGTTAAATGGAAATGGAATCAGTGGCAGTGGTACTTCCTCTCATTGACATCTACAACTGGTCATTAGGTGTGAGATTTTCCCTGTATTACTGTATTTGACACTGGTGTGGCCTACCCCTCACTCCTCTGCCAAAGCAGTCACCAGTTTTCCATCATCTTTCACACAATATATAAATCAACATGCTTTGTTCTATTAGtacaagaccataaaaccataagacataggaataaaATGAGGCCGTTTTgtccattgagactgctctgccagtcaatcatggctgatccttttttatccCCTTcgtcagccccactccccggccttctcgcTGAAACCTtcgatgctgtgtccaatcaagaacctatcaatctttgccttaaatagtcccaatgacctggcctccacagctgcctgtggtaattaattccacaaattcaccaccctctggcaaaagaaatttctccacatctctgtttaaaTGGACACCCGTTATCccaaggctgtaccctcttgccCTAGATtaccccaccatgagaaacaacctttccatatctactctgtctaggtctttcaacatttgaaaggtgtcaatgagattccccctcatccttctaaattccagtgagtgcaggcccagagccattaaatgttcctagtatgataaccctttcattcccagaatcattcttgtgaacctcctctggaccctctccaatgacaatgcatcttttctaagatgaggggcccaaaactgttcacaatactcaaggtgcggcctcaccagtgccttacaatcCATCAGGCAGTGATCAACAGGAAACATCCTGCAGATAGCGCATGAGAAGGACTCATTGCATACTGTgaggtggttccctgagcagtcTATCAAGACTATTTTCATTGCAGACATCAAGTGCCACTAACTCAGTGAAATATACCCTTTTGTCGCCAAAAGTTGATAATCTCCCAGCATATTAAGATGAGAAAAGGGAAATGCTTTGACTGGAatattccaggctgcaggaggaatgcatagaaacatagaaaattggtgcaggagtaggccatttggcccttcgagcctgcaccaccattcagtatgatcatggctgatcatccaactcagaatcctgtacctgctttctctccataccccctgatccttttagccacaagggccatatctaacttcctcttaaatatagccaatgaaccggcctcaactgttttctgtggcagagaattccacagattcaccactctctgtgtgaagaagtttttcctcatcctggtcctaaaaggcttcccctttatccttaaactgtgacccctcgttctggacttccccaacatcggaaacaatcttcctgcatctagcctgtcctcagattaggggaccaaaactgcacacaatactccaggtgtggtctcaccaaacccttgtacagctgcagtagaacctccctgctactgtacttgaatcctcttgctatgaatgccaacataccattcgcgtttttcaccgcctgctgtacctgcatgcccactttcaatgactggtgtacaatgacacacaggtctcgttgcacctccccttttcttaatcggccaccattcagataataatctgttttcctgttcttgccaccaaagtggataacctcacatttatccacattatattgcatctgccatgaatttgcccactcacctaacctatccaagtcaccctgcatcctcttagcatcctcctcacagctaacactgccacccagcttcgtgtcatctgcaaacttggagatgctgcatttaattccctcgtctaaatcattaatatatattgtaaacaactggggtcccagcactgagccttgtggtaccccactagtcactgcctgccattctgaaaaggtcctgtttatttccactctttgcttcctgtctgccaaccaattctctatccacatcaataccatactcccaataccatgtgctttaagtttgcacactaatctcctgagtgggactttgtcaaaagccttttgaaaatccaaatataccacatctactggttctcccctatccactctactagttacatcctcaaaaaattctataagattcatcagacatgattttcctttcacaaatccatgctgactttgtccaatgatttcaccctttccaaatgtgctgttatcacatctttgataatctgactctagcattttccccatcaccgatgtcaggctaaccggtctataattccccggtttcactctccctccttttttaaaaagtggggttacattagccaccctccaatcctcaggaactaatccagaatctaaagagtttttacaaattatcactaatgcatccactatttcttgggctacttccttaagcactctgggatgcagaccatttggccctggggatttatctgcctttaatcccttcaatttacctaacaccacttccctactaacatgtatttccctcagttcctccatctcactagaccctcagtcccctgctatttccggaagattatttatgtcctccttagtgaagacagaaccaaagtagttattcaattggtctgccacgtccatgatcaattcacctgtttctgactgtaagggacgtgcatttgtcttaaccaatctttttcttttcacatatctataaaagcttttacagtcaatttttatgttccctgccagctttctctgctggactctgaatttctcccagtcctcaggtgtgccactttttctggctaatttgtatgtttcttctttggaattgatactatccctaatttcccttgtcagccaaaggtgcactaccttccctggtttattcttttgccagactgggatgaacaattgttgtacttcatccatgcgatctttaaatgcttgccattgcatatccaccgtcaactctttaattatcatttgccagtctatcttagctaattcacgtctcataccttcaaagttacccttctttaagttcagaacctttgtttctgaattaactatgtcactctccatcttaatgaagaatttcaccatattatggtcactcttacccaaggggcctcgtacgacaagattgctaactaacccttcctcattgctcaatacccagtctagaatggcctgctctctagttggttcctcgagatgttggttcagaaaatcatcccgcatacatttcaagaaatcctcttcctcagcacccttaccaatttggttcacccaatctatatgtagattgaagtcacccattataactgctgttcctttattgcacacatttctaatttcctgtttaatgccatccccaacctcactgctactgttaggtggcctgtatacaattcccaccagcgttttctggcccttagtgttatgcagctctacccatatcgattccacatcctccaggctaatgtccttcctttctattgcgttaatctcctctctaaccaacaACACTAACCCACCtctttttctttcctgtctatccctcctgaatattgaatatccctggatgttgagcccccatccttggtcaccctggagccatgtctctgtgatcccaactgtatcatatttattaataaatatctgcacattcaattcatccaccttgttacgaatgctccttgcattgacacacaaagccttcaggtttgtttttacaacactcttagcccttatacaattatgttgaaaagtggccctttttgatttttgccctggatgcACTGAAGTTTGGTGCAGTCATCCCAAGGGCTTGGTGGAGAAGGACCACAGTGTAGGGTTCTTCCACTATTGGACAGAGAGAGGCTGGGTTGGGTGAATTATTGTGGTAGTGTACTACCCAGGGGGGGTCATATGAATGGCAGCAGTGCTATTGGTGTGATAAATAAACTGATTCAGCATGAAACATTGTCTATGGATATAAGAACAAAAAGAAGTTCCACTGTTTTAATCTTGTGAATATTTTTacaatgaataaagtttatttttgtaaaaaagaTTATACTTTTAGCAGAACTCCGCTCCCACCCTGGGAGCAAAGGCAAAATCAGCTGACtgcattatttttaatatattcctTCATTAAATTTCCCATCTCCTTTAATATTTTCTGATATTCTAGAACTGCCTGGCAGTAAGAATCATGATCTGATGCAAATGACCGGAAGAGATTCATAGGTTCTGTTTTGAGAAGCATTTCTGGAATTCCACTTTGACGAGAAAGAGTTTGATTTCCAATCATAAATCGGTGGAGCTGTTTCTCATCCAAACAATCCCCAAGATATTTTAAAACATCTCTAAGCCTACGTTCCAGGTAACATTCTTTCCACTTTGAGTAAGGCTGACTTAACAACAGATGCATAAGGGCAGTTTTAAAAAGATAGGACCCAAGAAGATATCGCTGATCTGAAGAACTGCGCAAGTTTTCGGTTAGCAAGATCAGTATTTTAAGGCACTTGATATGACAGCTGCTCTCGGGGACATTTTTGGCCATGATTTTCAGAAACCTGCACTCATGGACAGCACAGGAAATATCCCAGTAGGTAGTGGATAATGAAGCATCCTTGGAGTAACCTGAAAAGCTAGGTACAAGAAAGACATCTGAATCCTTCAGCCTCACAGCAGGGATGACTTTTATACGAATGGTTTGTTCTGACTGATAGCGGACTTGTAAACCACAGCAACCAGTAATTTTGTGGAAGGTAACTTTAAAGTCATATTGATGACAAATTTTGTCCCAGGAGTTGGATAATGCAAGTCTGAGCAATTTCACAACTTTCTTATAATCCAAATACCCCTCAATGCACATGATAGACGCTAGGTAATTGTCATGAACATCAGACTCCTGTCCTTTGCTATGAATAAGACAAAGCACATGTCCTTCAGGTTCTGTGCTGTAACACTGGCAGGTCAACCCAGCATTGCTTGGTGTGACCATGAGAATCCTGCCATAACTATGATTATCAGGTGGGTTGCCACAAATCTCTGGTTTAAAGCAATATCTGTCCTGGAGGACAATTGGAACCAAAATATCATATACGTATGGCATCTTGCAACCCCATTTTTCAAATTGACTTCCAATGCCCATGCAGTCTtcaaagatcagctcagagtcaAACAGGATTTGATTCCGGCAAGCTTCTAAAAGATTGTCCACAAAGCCTTCTACAAATTCAGGGATCTGCATTGGCTCCTGGTTCATCTTCTGAACAGCAATGTTGTAAAACAGATCCAGCACATTTTTGTCAGGAATATTTAAAATATCACTGTAAATTCTTtgttgaaattcattttccttttcttcctcctcttcttcctcaCTGTTTTCATCATGGGGTGTATATGGCCATATGTCTTTCGTCCAGAATCCCAAGAATAGGACTGTGACAATAAAGAGAATATTCCTGGTCCTCCAACTCTCCTTTCTCGGATCTTCCATTTTTGCAAATTTACTGATGTTTGCATAATAATTGTGTTTGCCTTTCTCCTCCATTTCTTCCTGAAATTGTTTCGGCA
Proteins encoded:
- the LOC140739669 gene encoding inositol 1,4,5-trisphosphate receptor-interacting protein-like, which encodes MEEKGKHNYYANISKFAKMEDPRKESWRTRNILFIVTVLFLGFWTKDIWPYTPHDENSEEEEEEEKENEFQQRIYSDILNIPDKNVLDLFYNIAVQKMNQEPMQIPEFVEGFVDNLLEACRNQILFDSELIFEDCMGIGSQFEKWGCKMPYVYDILVPIVLQDRYCFKPEICGNPPDNHSYGRILMVTPSNAGLTCQCYSTEPEGHVLCLIHSKGQESDVHDNYLASIMCIEGYLDYKKVVKLLRLALSNSWDKICHQYDFKVTFHKITGCCGLQVRYQSEQTIRIKVIPAVRLKDSDVFLVPSFSGYSKDASLSTTYWDISCAVHECRFLKIMAKNVPESSCHIKCLKILILLTENLRSSSDQRYLLGSYLFKTALMHLLLSQPYSKWKECYLERRLRDVLKYLGDCLDEKQLHRFMIGNQTLSRQSGIPEMLLKTEPMNLFRSFASDHDSYCQAVLEYQKILKEMGNLMKEYIKNNAVS